The Pseudarthrobacter sp. BIM B-2242 region GATTGACCTCCGCAGGCTGTTGCTGACATAAGCACGACGACCGCCAAAGCCCCACCAGCCACCCAGCTTCGGGAACTCCGTGGCCGCGGCGAAGTCCGAACCCCATGGCCGACCTCAATGTCGCCCGGCTTTCGCGCTTCATTGCGTCGAAAAAGTGTATTCATTTATTGCCCCCAAATGAGTGATGATGCGAAATTGCTCGCTGCGCTTAACCCCGTACCCTGAAGCAAAAGGCAAGCGATGAGGCGATTCTGACCGTCCTGCGTCAAGGCCGCCGCAAGTTCTTCCCAGCATTGGCGCAAGAAGACCGACCGTTTCGGAGCGTGCGACCCCCTCGACACCTTGGAATTGCGGTGCAATACCGAAGCGCCAAGAGTATTTTGAGCTGCATGCACTCCACACCCAGCGCACCAGGTGCTTCCACGAATGAACAGCCGACCCACGCCTCCGTGAATGCCACTACCGGCAGCGGCGGGCGTTATCCGCGGCTCCTTGGCTGGCTTGAGAGGGCTAGACCCTTAGGCGCTTTGGCCAAGAAGGTTGACCCCTACGCTTCCCGCTTGACGGCCCGCCCGGGAATGCGCAGCTTCTTCCGCGGAGACGCCACCGGCATTCCCCTCCATAGCATCCTGACCGACGGCCCTTTCGGCGCCTGGTGGTCGGCGATCTTCCTCGACTTCTCCAACGACGACGGTTCCAGGCAAGCCGCGAAGCGGCTGGTGGGCCTGGGCGTCATAGCGGCGGTCCCCACAGCTGTGTCCGGCTGGGCGTCGTGGTCGATGAAGGACCGGGCCACCAAGAGCGTGGGCATCGCTCACGCCGCCGTCAATGCCGCGGCCACCCTTGTGTACCTTGCCTCCTGGGCAGCACGTGAACGCGGCCACCACGAGCTTGGTATTGGCCTGGCCAGGGCAGGAGCAGTGCTGCTGCTGGCCAGTGGGTTCCTGGGCGGCCATCTGCGCAGCGGACGGCCACGCCGGGTGCCCAAGCTGCCCAGGAACGAAAGCCCGACGAGCACCGGCACGCCCTGATCCCTGTGCGGACAGGCCGCTGGGCAGTAGTCAGAGGTGCCGGTACCCCAGGTACTCGGTGACCTCGACGACGGATCCGGGCGGAGGAGGCGCGTCCGGTTTCCAGGTCTTGCTGGTGATGCCTCCCGTCATGAAGGTGCCGAGCTGGCCGCCGTCCATCAGAAGCGCACCGTCCGGCGCCAGCACCCGGAGGCCGGTGATGTCCTCACCCCTGCTGCTAAAGACGAACTGCCCGCCGTCCGCGGTGATCTGCAGTTCGTGGCCGGCTAATTCCGGAGTGCTGACGGGGCCGGGCTGGAACGGCACGCGGCTGGTGCGAAGGATGTTCTCTGCGAGCACCCGGAAATCGACAACAAGCGAGGTGAGACTGCCCTCGGCGGCCACGCCCCAGTAGCACGGGTAGTGTCCGTCGCCGTAGCCGCTCGAAACCATGACCGCGTCCACGGCCCCGCCGTCGAGGGCGAACGCGGTGCCCGGAACTTCCATGAGCAGCCCAATGCGTTCTTGAAATAGCTGCTCGACGCGCTGGGCCTGGCAGTTCACCAGCGCCCCGGCGTCCAAGAGCGCGACGTTTCCGGCATCGACCCCCACACCGTTCGTGCCGTTGGTGAACTCGGCGGGGTGCCAGCTGGCGGCTGGGGCCTCGGAAAGCCTCAGCCGGACAGCCACCGTCATGTCGGCCGCCGTCGCGACTTCCACGGAGTACGTCCCAGGAATGATCCGCCGCGCCAACGGGACGAAGTGTGCGTCGACAAAGCCCAGATCCAGGACTGTGAGCACCCCGGAGGCGGAGGTCAGCTCGCCGACGTGAAGGACGTCGAGCGGCACCGGCTCGCCGAACGGTGCCACCACGCGGCCGGCCGTAAACAACCCCGGGATGTTGAGCTCCAGATGGGCTGGCAGCTGGGGCAGGACGGCGTCAGGAGTTGCACCGAGCAGGAGTGCCTCGGCCGCGGCCGGATCGATCAGCGGCTTGCCGGGCGGGTCGAGAAAGGCCGAGAGCCGGGAGATCCGCCAGCCGTCCTCGCCGCGCAACAGCTGATACTCGTAGTAGTGGGTGGTGCTCCCCGCTGCTTCCATGACCGAGCGGACCGTCGCCGTATCCTCGTGGAGCTCGACGTCCGTGATTTGTTCGGCGTCCGGGTGGTGCGCCGGACTGGATGACAGGGCACCTTCCTGGCCGGTGCGCATACCCGGCGTGCCGTGGGTGGCGACCAGGCCGGCCAACTCGGCAGCCCAGGCTTCGAACACCGCAGGGTCGAAACTGAACATGCCCGGCGACGTGCCTGACCGCTGCCACCCTGTGTGGAAATCGGCCACGAAGGCCTCGATTCTGCCGCGGACCTCTTCCTGAGTCATGCGACACACCCTACCGCCCCACGGTGACCTTCTCCCGGAACGGCTGTGGCCAGGTGGCCGACTACCGGACGGCGTTGTAGGCGTTCACGCGCCCATATTTCCAGTAGGTTCCGGTGCCCGCGATGTTGTCGGCGGTATTTTCGACGTAACCGCGGACATCTGACTGGTCAGCCTCGGGATGTGCGCGCCAGGCAAGGGCGGCCGTGGCGGCGACGATCGCCGAGGACATGGAGGTGCCGTTGCCGACGTCGTAGCCCTGGGAGCGGCCGTTTTGGGTGCCGAGGTAGAAGGGGTGGTTCGGGAAGGTGGAGTAGACATTGGAGCCGGGCGCTGCGAGATCCACCCAGCTGGCCCCGTAGGTCGAGAACGGCGCCTTGGCATCGGTATTGTCGGTTGCGGCGACGGCGATGACGTTCGGGTAGGCGCCGGGGTAGATCTTGGTCTGGTTGCCGCCGTTGCCTGCTGCCGCAACCAGCACCACCCCCTTGCTCCAGGCGTTGTTGACGGCCGTTTCGAGAGTCCGTGAGGCGCGGACCCCGAGGCTCATGTTGATGACCTTCGCGCCGTTGGCGACGGACCAGTTGATGGCGTCCACAAGGCCCGAGCTGGACGCAATCCCGCTGTCGTTGAGCACTTTGCCGTCCAGGATCTTGCACCCCGGGCACACGCCGGCGACGCCCGTAGCGTTGTTGTAGGTGGCGGCAACAGCGCCGGCTATGTAGGTGCCGTGGCCGTAGTTATCCTGCCCGGTTGCCGCGCCGCTGAAGTTGGCGCGGGCAACCACCTTCGGTGCGATGTCGGGGTTGTCGGTGGCGACGCCGGAATCGAGTACGGCAACTCTGATCTCGTTGCCTGTGGTGACGGTCCACGCTTCGACGGCGTCCACGTCGGCATCCGCCTTGCCCGCGGCCACCGCGATGGTGCCGGCGGTGTTGGTGAAGGATTGGCCGGTGTTTTCCAGTGCGTACTGGCGCGGGAAAAACGTGTCGTTCGTCGAGGCCGTGACCAGTTCGTCAGGCTCCGCGTACTCAACGGCCGGGTTCCGGCTCAGGGCGTCGACGAGCTGCAGCTCCTTGCCGGCCGGCACTTTGACGAGGCGGGCGCCGGTGCTGCCGATGCCGGTGCCTTCGCTGAGGCCATGCTGGCGCAGCACGCCGGCTGAAGCGCCTGCGTCGCGGAATTTCACAATGATCTGGCCGGCCGTGTGCGATGACTGACTCGCTGCGCTGCCTGTACTTGCCGAGCTGCCGGGCGCTGCAAAGACAACCACCCCACATGCCATCATCGCCGCCGCAAATCCGGCCATAAGCTTTTTCATCATAAAACCCCGTTGTTTCAAAATGGTGATGCCCATTGCTGCGTGGCTGGCTTCAACCGGCACGCAGCGCGTACACGGAACCCCATGTTCCGCCGGTTACGGGCCGCGGTCAACGCTCCCCGCGGACATCACCGAACATGACGGACGACGGCGGGTGGCCAGTTGAATCGCCGACCTCCCCGCCGCCGTCGTTCGCTCAGCGAGGAGTGGTGCCGCCGTCGAGAATAACGACGGCGGCACGCAAGCTGGGAGCGCTGTGATTGTGAGGCGCGGGTTCTGCCGATAGTCTGGAATGCCCCGTGACCGGGAGCATTCCATGCGGTCAACGGGCTCCGGTCTCTCCGTGGAAAGGGCAACGGCATGGCCAATTCCCGCAGCGGAGATTCGGTTCTGGGCCGGGTGGTTCGCGTCCTTGAGGCCTTCGACCGCGACCGGCAGACCATGACCATGTCCAGCCTCGCCATGCGGGCCGGCCTGCCCCGGTCCACTGCGCACCGACTGGTGGAGGAGCTCATCAGCTACGGCCTGATCCGCCGCTTGGACTCCGGTGACCTGCAGATCGGGTTACGCATGTGGGAAATCGCCACCCGTTCCCAAGCTGCGATGGATGTCCGCGAAGCCGCGCTGCCGTTTATGGACGACGTTCTCTCGGTGGTCCGGCAGCACACCACGCTGGCTGTGTTGGACAACAGGTCCGCCCTCTACGTCGAGCGCATGTCAGCGCCGGATTCCGTGCTGGACGCTGCGCGGATCACGGACCGCCTGCCGCTGAATGCCTGCTCGCCCGGCCTGGTACTGCTGGCCCACTCCCCGGCCGCCTTCCAGGAGAGCTTCCTGTCCGGACGGCTGACAAAGCTTACCGACGAAACCCCAACCGATCCCGGACTCATCCGGCGGCATCTCGCCGAGGTCAGGCAGCGGGGATTCGTTGCCCTGCCGGGAATCGGGGTGTCCGAATGGCTGGGCATCGCCGTTCCGGTCTTCGGGCCCGAACGCTCCGTGGTGGCGGCGCTCAGCGCCATTGTGCCCCGGGACGACGGCGACGTGCAGGTCATCGTGCCGGCCCTCCTGACGGCGGCCCGCGGAATTTCCCGGACCCTCAGCCCCGTGCGGCAACCCTCCGCCGACAGCGACGGCTGAGGCCGAACGCAAAAACCGGCTGGCAATTCGTCCGTTGAATGGACGCGTTCGCCGTTCCGGGCGTGGCGCCCCTCACAGTGGAAGGGAGGCATGGGCCGGCGAAACAGCCGGAGATGTTGTCTTATGTGCGGTGCCCTGAAGGACACCCGCCCGGCCCGCCTCACCTGTTTCCCGGCTCTCGATCACCCTGCCCGGCCAGCGGTGACGAAGTCCCACATGATGAGAGGACCACGATGCTCGCAGCAACGACGCTCGACACGCCACTTCCCCGAAGTGAGGAGGGCAGCCTTCCCTACTCCCATGAACTGCACTGGCCGGATGGCCTGGAGCCGTTCAAGGTTGTTGACGATGGTTCCCAGGAGAATCCCTACGCGCATTACACCTGGATGCGGGAGAACACACCCGTACTCCGGTGCTGGTCACCGGTCTCGGATGTCTACTTCATCTCGCGCTACGACGACGTCCGTAAGGCCTTCCGGGCACCGAAAATCTTCTCCTCGGAAGTGGTCTCCCCGCCGCCGATGACTTTCCTGACCTTGTTCGATGCACCGAACCACACCCGTCTGCGCAAGGTTGTTGCCACTGCCTTCACCCCCAAGGCCATCAAACTGTTCGAGGACCGGGTCCGGGAAACGGCACACAAGCTCCTGGACGGGCTCCTCGCCAAGGGCGGAGGGGAGGTGGTGGAGGACTACGCCATCCAGCTCAGCATGGCCACCATCTCCGCCCTGCTGGATGTCCCGGCGCAGGACTACGAGAAGATGAAGTTCTGGTCCGACGAGACGTTCTCCTATTTCGGACGCCTCGCCCGGAACGCGCCGGGCACGGGCACCGACAAGGACAGTGCCCACGATTTCTGGGCCTACCTCAAGGACACCCTGGAGCGCCTCTACGCCGAGGAGAGCCCCTCCATGGGCGGGCACATCGCCCGGATGTGGAAAGACGAAGGCATCCTCACCGAGCAGGAAGCCAAGGAGCTGTGCTCGTTCGTCTTCATTGCCGGACACGACACCACCACCATCCTGCTGGCGAACGCCTTCCGCATCTTTGCAGGGCAGCCCGGCCTCCTCGGCCGCATCCGCGAGACTCCGGCCGACGCGGCAAAGTTCGCCGATGAACTGGCCCGCCACAGCGGCGCCGTCCACCGCGCCAGCCGCATCACCACCGAAGCCGTGGAAGTGGCCGGAGTGACCATCCCCGCCGGCAGCATCGTGCGCCTGCTCAACGCCTCCGCCAGCCGGGACCTCTTCGACGACGGCGACACCTTCGACATGGACCACGACAACAGCAAATCCCTGGGCTTCGGCCACGGCGTGCACAGCTGCCTGGGCCAGCCCCTGGCCCACCTGGAAACCACAGTCACCGCCGAAGTGCTGGCCCAGCGGCTGGCCTCGGTCACGCTGGACCCGGCACACCCGATTGAGTGGGTCCGCGGCAACAACCTCACCAACGCCGGCCCGCACCGCATGCACGTCTTCCTGGAGGAGCACAATGACTGAGCAATCAACAGATCCGATCGTTATTGTCGGCTCCGGCCACGCCGGGGTGGCCGTGGCAGCAGGTCTGCGGACCGGCGGCTGGGACGGACGCATCGTCCTCATCGACTCCCAGCACGGAATGCCCTACGAGCGGCCTCCGCTGTCCAAGGAACTGCTCACCCCCGGTGCCGGGGAAAAGACAGCCCTCCTGCGCAAGGAGGACTACTACCAGGCCAGGGGGATCGAGCGCATCACGGGCCACCCGGTCGAATCGATCGACCCGGAGACCCGCGAAGTGGTCCTGGCAGACGGCAGCCGGCTCCCGTACCACCGGCTGGTGCTCGCCACCGGCTCACGCGCCCGCGAGCTTCCCGTGCCCGGTGCGGACCTTGACGGGGTGCTCGCCCTCCGGACCTACCAGGACGGGCTGGCCATCCAGCGCGCGCTGGTTCCCGGCGCGAAGGTGGTGGTCATCGGTGCCGGATTCATCGGCATGGAGGTGGCCGCGGCCGCCGTCAAAAACGGCTGCTCCGTCACGGTGCTTGAGTTCCAGGACCGCGTGATGAAGCGGGTGACCTCCGCACCCGTGTCCGCCTTCTTCGAGGGGCTCCACCGGGCCCGGGGCGTCCACCTGGAATTCGGGGCGGCCGTGACCGAACTGCAGGGGGATGGCCGCGTGGAACGCGTCCTGACCTCCGACGGTCGGCACTTCGAGGCTGACGTGGTGGTGGCCGGCATTGGTGTATTGCCCAACCAGGAGCTCGCCGAAGCCGCCGGCGT contains the following coding sequences:
- a CDS encoding DUF2231 domain-containing protein encodes the protein MTARPGMRSFFRGDATGIPLHSILTDGPFGAWWSAIFLDFSNDDGSRQAAKRLVGLGVIAAVPTAVSGWASWSMKDRATKSVGIAHAAVNAAATLVYLASWAARERGHHELGIGLARAGAVLLLASGFLGGHLRSGRPRRVPKLPRNESPTSTGTP
- a CDS encoding DUF4241 domain-containing protein is translated as MTQEEVRGRIEAFVADFHTGWQRSGTSPGMFSFDPAVFEAWAAELAGLVATHGTPGMRTGQEGALSSSPAHHPDAEQITDVELHEDTATVRSVMEAAGSTTHYYEYQLLRGEDGWRISRLSAFLDPPGKPLIDPAAAEALLLGATPDAVLPQLPAHLELNIPGLFTAGRVVAPFGEPVPLDVLHVGELTSASGVLTVLDLGFVDAHFVPLARRIIPGTYSVEVATAADMTVAVRLRLSEAPAASWHPAEFTNGTNGVGVDAGNVALLDAGALVNCQAQRVEQLFQERIGLLMEVPGTAFALDGGAVDAVMVSSGYGDGHYPCYWGVAAEGSLTSLVVDFRVLAENILRTSRVPFQPGPVSTPELAGHELQITADGGQFVFSSRGEDITGLRVLAPDGALLMDGGQLGTFMTGGITSKTWKPDAPPPPGSVVEVTEYLGYRHL
- a CDS encoding S8 family serine peptidase; amino-acid sequence: MMKKLMAGFAAAMMACGVVVFAAPGSSASTGSAASQSSHTAGQIIVKFRDAGASAGVLRQHGLSEGTGIGSTGARLVKVPAGKELQLVDALSRNPAVEYAEPDELVTASTNDTFFPRQYALENTGQSFTNTAGTIAVAAGKADADVDAVEAWTVTTGNEIRVAVLDSGVATDNPDIAPKVVARANFSGAATGQDNYGHGTYIAGAVAATYNNATGVAGVCPGCKILDGKVLNDSGIASSSGLVDAINWSVANGAKVINMSLGVRASRTLETAVNNAWSKGVVLVAAAGNGGNQTKIYPGAYPNVIAVAATDNTDAKAPFSTYGASWVDLAAPGSNVYSTFPNHPFYLGTQNGRSQGYDVGNGTSMSSAIVAATAALAWRAHPEADQSDVRGYVENTADNIAGTGTYWKYGRVNAYNAVR
- a CDS encoding IclR family transcriptional regulator; the encoded protein is MANSRSGDSVLGRVVRVLEAFDRDRQTMTMSSLAMRAGLPRSTAHRLVEELISYGLIRRLDSGDLQIGLRMWEIATRSQAAMDVREAALPFMDDVLSVVRQHTTLAVLDNRSALYVERMSAPDSVLDAARITDRLPLNACSPGLVLLAHSPAAFQESFLSGRLTKLTDETPTDPGLIRRHLAEVRQRGFVALPGIGVSEWLGIAVPVFGPERSVVAALSAIVPRDDGDVQVIVPALLTAARGISRTLSPVRQPSADSDG
- a CDS encoding cytochrome P450; this translates as MLAATTLDTPLPRSEEGSLPYSHELHWPDGLEPFKVVDDGSQENPYAHYTWMRENTPVLRCWSPVSDVYFISRYDDVRKAFRAPKIFSSEVVSPPPMTFLTLFDAPNHTRLRKVVATAFTPKAIKLFEDRVRETAHKLLDGLLAKGGGEVVEDYAIQLSMATISALLDVPAQDYEKMKFWSDETFSYFGRLARNAPGTGTDKDSAHDFWAYLKDTLERLYAEESPSMGGHIARMWKDEGILTEQEAKELCSFVFIAGHDTTTILLANAFRIFAGQPGLLGRIRETPADAAKFADELARHSGAVHRASRITTEAVEVAGVTIPAGSIVRLLNASASRDLFDDGDTFDMDHDNSKSLGFGHGVHSCLGQPLAHLETTVTAEVLAQRLASVTLDPAHPIEWVRGNNLTNAGPHRMHVFLEEHND
- a CDS encoding NAD(P)/FAD-dependent oxidoreductase, which translates into the protein MTEQSTDPIVIVGSGHAGVAVAAGLRTGGWDGRIVLIDSQHGMPYERPPLSKELLTPGAGEKTALLRKEDYYQARGIERITGHPVESIDPETREVVLADGSRLPYHRLVLATGSRARELPVPGADLDGVLALRTYQDGLAIQRALVPGAKVVVIGAGFIGMEVAAAAVKNGCSVTVLEFQDRVMKRVTSAPVSAFFEGLHRARGVHLEFGAAVTELQGDGRVERVLTSDGRHFEADVVVAGIGVLPNQELAEAAGVACQDGVLVDEFCRTNVPGIYAAGDVTRFTSPFSGASQRLESIQNANAQAEALVSDILGSQPRTPEVPWFWTVQHGVRLQTAGVMHPDDEVIVRGEPATGKFSVVYLREGRLASVDTVGGLTDFRPAKKLIPAGLLLDPSLVEDPAVKLEDAVTGEDPRSAILETAAALV